One segment of Aquimarina sp. BL5 DNA contains the following:
- a CDS encoding acyl-CoA-binding protein, with product MTNEELNITFQKAFEKACNTKIELPPDVMLHFYAYYKQATYTEGFYTPSGNSELRNAFKLNALFQVKNLTPEEAKLKYIELVNKHITDI from the coding sequence ATGACCAATGAGGAATTAAATATCACTTTCCAAAAGGCTTTTGAAAAAGCTTGCAATACCAAAATAGAATTGCCACCTGATGTTATGCTACATTTCTATGCATACTATAAACAAGCAACATATACCGAGGGTTTTTATACTCCATCCGGAAATAGTGAGCTTAGAAATGCATTTAAACTCAATGCGCTGTTTCAGGTAAAGAACCTTACTCCGGAAGAAGCTAAATTAAAATATATAGAACTGGTTAATAAGCATATTACCGACATATAA
- a CDS encoding phosphatidylserine decarboxylase family protein: MFHKEGYKIISVAIVLFLGINAASYVSIQIDEWIIGIFLVTLIFLILILQFFRNPKRHTDINDNTIVAPVDGKVVVIEEVFEKEYFKENRLQVSIFMSPINVHVTRHPINGDVKFSKYHPGKYLVAWHPKASEENERTTVVVKNSFVEILYRQIAGALAKRIVNYAKEGEKVIQGSDSGFIKFGSRVDVYLPIGTEINVSLNQKVKGGESIIASV; the protein is encoded by the coding sequence ATGTTTCATAAAGAAGGTTATAAAATTATTTCGGTAGCAATAGTACTTTTTCTAGGTATTAATGCAGCATCTTACGTATCGATTCAGATAGATGAATGGATTATTGGTATATTTTTGGTCACATTGATCTTTTTGATCTTAATATTACAATTTTTCAGAAATCCTAAGAGACATACTGATATAAACGACAATACTATAGTAGCTCCGGTAGATGGCAAAGTAGTCGTAATAGAAGAGGTATTTGAAAAAGAATACTTCAAAGAAAATAGATTACAAGTTTCTATTTTTATGTCTCCAATTAATGTTCATGTTACCAGACATCCAATTAATGGAGATGTAAAATTCAGCAAGTACCATCCAGGAAAATATCTTGTTGCCTGGCATCCCAAAGCATCTGAGGAAAATGAACGAACTACAGTTGTTGTGAAAAATAGTTTTGTTGAGATTCTTTATCGACAAATTGCTGGGGCATTAGCAAAAAGAATCGTAAATTATGCTAAAGAAGGCGAAAAAGTAATCCAAGGTTCTGATAGTGGGTTTATTAAATTCGGCTCCAGAGTGGACGTGTATTTACCAATAGGAACGGAAATTAATGTTTCACTAAACCAAAAAGTTAAAGGAGGAGAAAGTATTATCGCTAGCGTATAG